The Peribacillus sp. FSL P2-0133 genome has a segment encoding these proteins:
- a CDS encoding T7SS effector LXG polymorphic toxin: protein MKIYEAKTLTAATKSRAKQYEELKKEVTALKKEFQGIVGLDNEFQGAGAAAIKSFYEAQIEVADAWMELFTTQISFLEGIPASLEEADLSGNTVVEVPFLDGEVSNGINQAKSLVDEQANDLQRILDSIDDILPLDRFDQKDFNEKITLAGQRLDDTVTKVENVDRQLVEEYDVSVGQENVAVGLFRALLDATKQDGTVSPMTFNQSAFKNSDVYQVKDEVAGQMKNYQTFKRQQAEARKIEQEMEELENRPWYEKAWDTTKTFTGEFTGYYDSIRASTGVDPVTGRKLSEAERIAAGAMAAAGFIPVVGWAGRAIKGGSAIYKTAKGLNAANRALDAYKTTKGFSLLQKTEYGIYGLLAANGLGEAVTGKDMFGNQLTEEQRQNGLLMALGIGGVAGAAKVADKIASGTKFVPYSKEFAQKQVQKVQAFGRKIGKVEVPLRIRVEELATAYGNNYKHVTFDKTTIQDIVQKFAVKRLSSVNQMKADDAMVEAARKLPAYARRPNQPRNYKYKERNEDGTTLYTFISTKNGKEYQVNYDKGGFPIFHSKYDIFLPEKYYLETDAVQFEYLSKTLYEEVIRNPELAEKFTAKEYELLKEGRVPKTLTWHHHQESGRMQIVDYFEHQAAGHTGGRAIWGGGESGRKGIIKKEILEMVTWD, encoded by the coding sequence ATGAAAATATATGAAGCCAAGACATTGACGGCCGCAACCAAGTCGCGCGCCAAGCAATATGAAGAACTAAAGAAGGAAGTCACAGCCCTGAAAAAGGAATTTCAGGGCATCGTCGGCCTGGATAACGAGTTTCAAGGGGCCGGTGCCGCCGCCATCAAAAGCTTCTATGAAGCGCAAATCGAGGTGGCCGACGCCTGGATGGAACTTTTCACGACACAGATCAGTTTTTTGGAAGGCATTCCAGCCAGCCTGGAAGAGGCGGACCTCTCCGGAAATACGGTGGTCGAGGTTCCCTTTTTAGATGGCGAAGTGTCGAACGGCATTAACCAAGCGAAGTCGCTTGTCGATGAACAAGCGAACGATCTCCAAAGGATCCTCGACAGCATTGACGATATCCTGCCTCTTGATAGGTTCGACCAAAAGGACTTTAATGAAAAAATCACGCTAGCCGGACAGAGGCTGGATGACACCGTGACAAAGGTCGAGAATGTCGACCGGCAATTGGTCGAGGAATATGATGTGTCCGTCGGGCAAGAAAACGTGGCCGTTGGCCTCTTCCGCGCCTTACTTGACGCCACCAAACAGGACGGCACCGTTTCTCCGATGACGTTCAACCAATCGGCCTTCAAGAATAGTGACGTCTATCAAGTGAAGGATGAAGTCGCCGGTCAGATGAAAAACTATCAAACCTTCAAAAGACAACAAGCCGAAGCCCGGAAAATCGAACAAGAAATGGAAGAACTCGAAAACCGCCCATGGTACGAAAAAGCCTGGGATACGACAAAAACCTTTACAGGGGAATTCACGGGATATTATGATTCAATCAGGGCCTCAACCGGAGTCGATCCAGTAACGGGCCGCAAGCTGTCCGAAGCCGAACGAATCGCCGCTGGCGCCATGGCAGCCGCTGGATTCATCCCCGTCGTCGGCTGGGCCGGCAGGGCCATCAAAGGCGGCAGCGCCATCTACAAAACGGCCAAAGGGCTCAACGCAGCGAACCGCGCCCTCGATGCCTATAAAACGACAAAAGGCTTTAGCCTCCTCCAGAAAACCGAATACGGAATATATGGCCTCCTCGCAGCCAACGGACTCGGCGAAGCGGTCACCGGCAAAGACATGTTCGGCAACCAGCTAACCGAGGAACAGCGCCAGAACGGGCTGTTGATGGCACTTGGAATCGGCGGTGTGGCAGGTGCGGCTAAAGTCGCTGATAAAATAGCCAGTGGTACAAAGTTCGTCCCTTACAGCAAGGAATTTGCGCAAAAGCAGGTTCAGAAAGTTCAAGCCTTCGGCAGAAAAATTGGCAAAGTGGAAGTGCCTCTCCGTATTAGGGTCGAAGAATTAGCGACGGCTTATGGAAACAACTACAAGCATGTCACGTTTGATAAGACGACGATTCAGGATATTGTACAGAAGTTTGCAGTGAAGAGACTTTCTTCTGTAAACCAAATGAAGGCCGATGATGCGATGGTTGAAGCAGCAAGAAAACTACCAGCATATGCGAGAAGACCTAACCAACCAAGAAATTATAAATATAAAGAACGTAATGAAGACGGAACTACACTGTACACTTTTATTTCAACCAAGAACGGCAAAGAATATCAAGTGAATTATGACAAAGGTGGATTCCCGATTTTTCATTCAAAATATGATATTTTCTTACCAGAAAAATATTATTTAGAAACAGATGCCGTACAATTTGAGTATTTATCTAAAACCTTATATGAAGAAGTAATCAGGAATCCAGAATTAGCTGAAAAGTTCACTGCAAAAGAATATGAATTATTAAAAGAAGGTAGAGTTCCAAAAACACTTACTTGGCATCATCATCAGGAATCAGGTAGAATGCAAATTGTGGATTATTTTGAACACCAAGCAGCCGGACATACTGGTGGAAGAGCTATATGGGGCGGTGGTGAATCGGGAAGAAAGGGTATTATAAAAAAAGAGATTCTGGAGATGGTAACATGGGATTGA
- a CDS encoding nicotinate phosphoribosyltransferase, whose translation MEKKYNDDSYALHTDLYQINMAQTYWQDKTHNRKAVFEIFFRKLPFNSGYAIFAGLEKIVHYLQNFSFSESDIDYLKNDLHYDEEFLDYLRNIRFTGAIRCMKEGELVFGNEPILRVEAPLGEAQLIETALLNIVNYHTLVATKASRIKQVIGEESALEFGSRRAQEMDAAIWGARAAYIAGFDSTSNVRAGKLFGIPVSGTHAHSMIQAYKDEYTAFHKYAVSHKDCVFLVDTYDTLRSGIPNAIRVAKELGDKINFIGVRLDSGDLAYLSKEARRMLDAAGFHDAKIVASNDLDEYTIINLKQQGARIDIWGIGTKLITAYDQPALGAVYKMVSIEGEDGNMRDTIKISSNPEKVTTPGLKRVYRIINKVNHHAEGDYLAMEYEKPQEQEKLKMFHPVHTFLSKFVTDFDAVDLHVDIFKDGSLIYELPTIDEIKAFTQKNLQVLWPEYLRALNPEEYPVDLSQDCWDNKMRNIDEVKANVERMLTK comes from the coding sequence ATGGAAAAAAAGTACAACGACGACAGTTACGCATTACACACCGATCTTTACCAAATCAATATGGCCCAAACTTATTGGCAGGACAAAACACATAACCGAAAGGCAGTTTTCGAAATATTTTTCAGAAAGCTTCCATTTAACAGCGGATATGCGATTTTTGCGGGACTTGAAAAAATTGTCCATTACCTTCAAAACTTTTCCTTCTCGGAAAGTGATATCGACTATTTAAAAAATGATCTGCACTATGATGAAGAATTTTTGGATTATTTGCGAAACATCCGTTTCACGGGAGCGATCCGCTGCATGAAAGAGGGAGAGCTTGTCTTCGGCAATGAACCGATTTTACGGGTGGAGGCACCGCTCGGTGAGGCTCAACTCATTGAAACTGCGCTGCTTAACATTGTGAACTATCACACACTCGTGGCAACAAAAGCTTCGCGCATCAAACAGGTCATCGGTGAAGAATCTGCCCTTGAATTCGGTTCAAGGCGGGCGCAAGAAATGGATGCTGCAATTTGGGGAGCGAGAGCGGCCTATATTGCTGGTTTTGATTCCACTAGTAATGTACGTGCTGGAAAGCTGTTCGGCATTCCGGTTTCAGGGACTCATGCACATTCCATGATCCAAGCTTATAAAGATGAATATACCGCTTTTCATAAATATGCTGTTTCCCATAAAGACTGTGTATTCTTGGTTGATACTTACGATACATTGCGTTCTGGCATCCCGAATGCAATCCGTGTTGCCAAGGAACTGGGCGATAAAATCAATTTCATTGGCGTCCGTCTTGACAGCGGTGATTTAGCTTACTTATCAAAAGAAGCACGACGTATGCTTGATGCTGCAGGGTTCCATGATGCGAAGATTGTCGCATCAAATGACTTGGATGAATATACGATCATCAACTTGAAACAACAAGGAGCAAGAATAGACATTTGGGGCATCGGAACCAAATTGATTACGGCTTATGACCAGCCAGCGCTCGGTGCCGTTTATAAAATGGTTTCAATAGAGGGTGAAGATGGGAATATGAGAGATACCATCAAAATTTCTTCTAACCCTGAAAAGGTTACGACACCTGGCTTAAAACGAGTATATCGAATCATCAATAAAGTGAACCATCATGCTGAAGGTGATTATTTGGCGATGGAATATGAGAAGCCGCAGGAACAGGAAAAATTAAAAATGTTTCATCCTGTCCATACCTTCCTAAGTAAATTCGTCACGGATTTCGATGCGGTTGATCTGCATGTGGATATTTTCAAAGATGGAAGTTTGATTTATGAATTGCCAACCATAGATGAAATCAAGGCATTCACGCAAAAAAATCTCCAAGTATTATGGCCGGAGTACCTGCGTGCACTTAATCCTGAAGAATACCCGGTAGATCTAAGCCAGGATTGTTGGGATAATAAAATGAGGAATATAGATGAAGTTAAAGCCAATGTAGAAAGAATGCTAACGAAATGA
- a CDS encoding immunity protein YezG family protein translates to MNKEKMEQLYQNIGRQLNFIIPESWDKVLLYSEVTEWSNRTYFYYYPHNKETPFYSLDIEDMDNVNEDEVNRQLHQLYESLRELWDEFKNQKQEQWTNLTLELTSNGKFNIDYNYRNLENDDSYEQQVIWEYEKLGIMPKANRKRDFKIIEEYKKIKNTTK, encoded by the coding sequence ATGAATAAAGAAAAAATGGAGCAACTATATCAAAATATAGGACGACAATTAAATTTTATTATTCCTGAATCTTGGGACAAAGTATTATTATATTCTGAAGTAACAGAGTGGAGTAATCGAACCTATTTCTACTATTATCCTCATAATAAAGAAACACCTTTTTATAGTTTAGATATTGAAGATATGGATAATGTTAATGAGGATGAAGTTAATAGACAATTACACCAATTATATGAATCTCTAAGAGAATTATGGGATGAATTTAAAAATCAAAAACAAGAGCAGTGGACTAATTTAACATTAGAATTGACATCAAATGGAAAATTTAATATTGATTATAATTATAGAAATTTAGAAAATGATGATAGCTATGAGCAACAAGTAATTTGGGAATATGAAAAATTAGGCATAATGCCAAAAGCGAATAGAAAACGGGATTTCAAGATAATTGAAGAATATAAAAAAATTAAGAATACTACTAAATAA
- the nadE gene encoding ammonia-dependent NAD(+) synthetase has translation MRPLQKEIVKKLLVQPTIDPEVEFRKSVDLLKGYLNKNTFLKSFVLGISGGQDSTLAGYIAQTAVNELNEETNSSDYKFVAVSLPYGVQADEDDRQLALKFIKPSQTVTVNIKEAVDASVKAVEEAVSEKLSNFLRGNVKARERMKVQYDLAGLYKGVVLGTDHAAEAITGFFTKHGDGAADILPLYRLNKRQGKEILKFVGAPERLYTKIPTADLEDDKPLLPDEAALGVSYDEIDDYLEGKEIRTEAAEIIEGWYTKTEHKRNEAINVYDTWWK, from the coding sequence ATGCGTCCATTACAAAAAGAAATCGTAAAAAAATTACTTGTCCAACCAACGATCGATCCTGAAGTCGAATTCAGGAAAAGTGTTGATCTATTAAAAGGGTATTTGAATAAAAATACGTTTCTGAAAAGCTTTGTACTTGGAATATCTGGAGGGCAAGATTCAACACTGGCGGGGTATATTGCCCAAACCGCTGTCAATGAATTGAATGAAGAAACGAATAGCAGCGACTATAAGTTTGTTGCTGTAAGCTTGCCATATGGAGTACAGGCTGATGAAGATGACAGGCAGCTTGCGTTAAAATTCATCAAGCCAAGCCAAACGGTTACAGTCAACATCAAGGAAGCGGTGGATGCATCAGTAAAAGCTGTGGAAGAAGCAGTTTCTGAAAAGCTATCGAATTTCTTAAGGGGAAATGTTAAAGCACGTGAGCGAATGAAGGTACAATATGATTTAGCTGGACTTTATAAAGGCGTCGTGCTTGGTACGGACCATGCAGCAGAAGCGATCACAGGTTTCTTTACGAAACATGGTGACGGCGCAGCGGATATCCTTCCATTATACCGATTAAATAAAAGGCAAGGAAAAGAAATCCTGAAATTCGTCGGTGCGCCTGAGCGTCTTTATACGAAAATACCAACGGCCGATTTGGAAGATGACAAACCCTTACTTCCTGATGAAGCGGCTTTAGGCGTTAGCTACGATGAAATCGATGATTACCTTGAAGGCAAGGAAATCAGAACGGAAGCTGCTGAAATCATCGAAGGTTGGTATACTAAAACCGAACATAAACGCAATGAAGCCATTAACGTTTATGATACTTGGTGGAAATAA
- a CDS encoding antitoxin YezG family protein — MNEIKLNSIYQQIAQTINETIPEEWSKVLMYGEIADGTGTAFFFYYTPNSEVPIYSHDIPEIYSLIEEEYDKLWYQLLDELKILSDEFKNNIQEQWTNLTFTLESTGKFKVDYDYEDLSDADDHERRVIWEYTRLGLLPESEYDKSILEEYLKKE; from the coding sequence ATGAATGAAATTAAACTTAATAGTATTTATCAACAAATTGCTCAAACTATTAATGAAACTATACCAGAGGAATGGTCAAAGGTATTAATGTACGGTGAAATTGCTGACGGTACCGGTACTGCTTTCTTTTTTTATTATACTCCTAATAGTGAAGTTCCTATTTATAGTCATGATATACCTGAAATATATAGTTTAATTGAAGAAGAATATGATAAATTATGGTATCAATTATTAGATGAATTGAAAATATTGTCAGATGAATTTAAAAATAATATTCAAGAACAATGGACCAATTTAACTTTTACTTTAGAAAGTACAGGAAAATTTAAAGTTGACTATGATTATGAAGATCTATCAGATGCAGATGATCACGAAAGAAGGGTTATTTGGGAATATACTCGTTTGGGTCTTTTACCTGAATCTGAATATGATAAGAGTATTTTAGAAGAATACCTTAAGAAAGAATGA
- a CDS encoding DNA/RNA non-specific endonuclease, protein MTKGFSLLQKTEYGIYGLLAANGLGEAVTGKDMFGNQLTEEQRQNGLLMALGINGVAGAAKVADKVASGTKFIPYSKEFAQKQVQKVQAFGRKIGKVEVPLRIRVEELATAYGNNYKHVTFDKTTIQDIVQKFAVKSDGGKGTDKVVLAKGSNEITKVEYGKHYTRERMKKVLKPNIEYSSPGGHVYKTDEKGRITSVEGSLDLGSGKRNNYAQRIAGREDRLPDDQGGHLIASIFKGSGHLDNLVPMNANLNMGEWKKLEISWAKALDSNPPKTVEVKITPVYKGDSKRPASFRINYKIDNSRWERRIFENRSGGR, encoded by the coding sequence GTGACAAAAGGCTTTAGCCTCCTCCAGAAAACCGAATACGGGATATATGGACTCCTCGCAGCCAACGGCCTCGGTGAAGCAGTCACCGGCAAAGACATGTTCGGCAACCAGCTAACCGAGGAACAGCGCCAGAACGGACTGTTGATGGCACTCGGAATCAACGGTGTGGCAGGTGCGGCGAAGGTCGCTGATAAAGTAGCGAGTGGTACAAAGTTCATTCCTTACAGCAAGGAATTTGCGCAAAAGCAGGTTCAGAAAGTTCAAGCCTTCGGCAGAAAAATTGGCAAAGTGGAAGTGCCTCTCCGTATTAGGGTCGAAGAATTAGCGACGGCTTATGGAAACAACTACAAGCATGTCACGTTTGATAAGACGACGATTCAGGATATTGTACAGAAGTTTGCGGTGAAGAGTGATGGTGGTAAGGGTACAGACAAAGTAGTTCTAGCAAAAGGATCCAATGAAATTACAAAAGTGGAGTATGGAAAGCACTATACAAGAGAGCGAATGAAGAAAGTATTAAAACCGAATATTGAATATTCATCCCCTGGAGGTCATGTATATAAAACGGATGAAAAAGGTCGGATAACAAGTGTAGAAGGTTCTCTCGACTTAGGCAGTGGCAAACGTAACAACTATGCACAACGAATTGCTGGAAGAGAAGATCGCTTGCCAGATGATCAAGGAGGTCACTTAATTGCCAGTATATTTAAAGGATCTGGTCATCTAGACAACCTTGTTCCTATGAATGCAAATCTGAATATGGGGGAATGGAAAAAACTCGAAATATCTTGGGCAAAAGCTCTAGACAGTAATCCTCCTAAAACAGTTGAAGTGAAAATTACTCCAGTTTATAAAGGAGACTCGAAGCGGCCCGCTAGTTTTAGAATAAATTATAAGATTGATAATAGTCGTTGGGAGAGAAGGATTTTTGAAAATAGATCAGGAGGTAGGTAA
- a CDS encoding DUF5082 family protein, protein MVYADILSNIHSAISSKKADLNVKIERLENAKNDIIKEQSMCLNEIRKIKDPELGGSWTGNRSDQFQEARHDAYNVMFSIIHDDYDDYQWKIEAMITKLNAENTLLSIAGNIAQEADSLLSKGEEAFEQLESKISDLKRRLF, encoded by the coding sequence ATGGTTTATGCAGATATTTTGAGTAATATACACTCTGCTATCTCCAGTAAAAAAGCTGATTTGAATGTGAAAATTGAACGTTTAGAAAATGCGAAAAACGATATTATAAAAGAGCAGAGCATGTGTCTGAACGAGATTAGGAAAATAAAAGACCCTGAGCTAGGTGGCAGCTGGACAGGGAATCGCTCGGATCAATTTCAGGAAGCCCGTCATGATGCCTATAATGTGATGTTTAGTATCATTCATGACGATTATGACGATTACCAATGGAAAATCGAGGCAATGATTACAAAGCTGAATGCCGAAAATACTCTACTGAGCATAGCAGGGAATATAGCCCAAGAAGCCGACTCCCTTTTGAGCAAAGGCGAAGAGGCATTTGAGCAGCTGGAAAGTAAAATATCAGATTTAAAAAGGCGGTTGTTTTAA
- a CDS encoding SMI1/KNR4 family protein: MGLKKWLFVEEEKPDESVIASIEKAFDIEYPDDYKICVMKYNGGFPEPNIFNFSEGQQGVFNDLISFTDNDINIEMFYERFSGPKLKGIVPFARDPFGNYLCFDYRNNHSSPKIVFLNHEEETLLLVCDTFNDLLKQLYSLEDTK, translated from the coding sequence ATGGGATTGAAAAAGTGGCTATTTGTAGAGGAAGAAAAGCCCGATGAGAGTGTAATAGCTTCGATTGAAAAAGCGTTTGATATAGAATATCCTGATGATTACAAAATATGTGTTATGAAATATAACGGAGGTTTTCCAGAACCTAATATCTTTAATTTCAGTGAAGGGCAACAGGGAGTATTTAATGATTTAATTAGCTTTACTGATAATGATATAAATATAGAAATGTTTTATGAGAGATTTTCTGGTCCAAAGTTAAAAGGAATTGTGCCTTTTGCTAGAGATCCATTTGGAAACTACTTATGCTTTGATTATCGAAATAATCATTCTTCTCCCAAAATAGTTTTTCTCAATCATGAAGAGGAAACGTTATTATTAGTGTGTGATACATTTAATGATTTGTTGAAGCAATTGTATTCTTTAGAAGATACAAAGTAG
- a CDS encoding SMI1/KNR4 family protein, producing the protein MEYKFEYTFKKISVSELENFEKKFNIVLPKDFSRFLLSNNGGKAVNRRFQTKDHTITSSIILFFPLSSEIDENLESNFIKYNESKIVPKDFLPIGLDPANSLICLSLDREQKGKVYFCDMDYFEEDNELRKEFIKPISGNFKEFMDNLLVAK; encoded by the coding sequence ATGGAATACAAGTTTGAATACACTTTTAAAAAAATTTCGGTAAGTGAACTTGAAAATTTTGAGAAAAAATTTAATATAGTACTACCGAAAGATTTTAGTAGGTTTTTATTATCTAATAATGGCGGAAAAGCGGTAAATAGAAGATTTCAAACAAAAGATCATACAATCACTTCCTCGATTATACTATTTTTTCCTTTATCAAGTGAAATAGATGAAAATCTAGAAAGTAATTTCATTAAGTATAATGAAAGCAAGATAGTACCAAAAGATTTTCTCCCTATAGGATTAGATCCGGCTAATAGTTTAATCTGTTTATCTTTAGATAGAGAACAAAAAGGTAAAGTATATTTTTGTGACATGGACTATTTTGAAGAAGATAACGAGTTAAGGAAAGAATTTATCAAACCGATATCTGGAAATTTTAAAGAGTTCATGGACAATTTACTTGTCGCCAAGTAA
- a CDS encoding YwqI/YxiC family protein translates to MTTIKLNHPAVTKQVDQVKTALGTVTLGNLPAGELGNNKLEFTSKWIDRETNLEKVFEQYIKIVQKNVEDTRANIDLLKEQDEAIAHASSHGYPTR, encoded by the coding sequence ATGACGACAATCAAACTGAATCATCCTGCCGTAACGAAGCAAGTCGATCAGGTGAAGACGGCACTTGGTACAGTCACGCTTGGAAATTTGCCGGCAGGGGAGCTTGGCAACAATAAATTGGAATTCACCTCGAAATGGATCGACCGGGAAACGAACCTGGAGAAGGTCTTCGAGCAATATATCAAAATCGTCCAGAAAAATGTGGAAGATACCCGTGCCAACATTGACTTATTAAAAGAACAGGATGAAGCCATCGCCCATGCGTCTTCACATGGGTATCCTACGCGATGA
- a CDS encoding DNA/RNA non-specific endonuclease, with translation MKDSKVEGVSGENIPKGTSNKTSQIPDGIIRDGSHFSDEFKLKPNVKYETNGYRYQTDDLGRIEKASGELTLEMGVRDTKHQLAAGGDERIIAPSTKGDHGGHLIGTQFNGSPLIDNIVAMNGNVNVSAYKKLEYSWAKALREGQHVSVDIKPIYEGQSLRPSRFEIKYKIDGKKSVEVLENIYGGK, from the coding sequence GTGAAGGATAGCAAAGTAGAGGGTGTTTCAGGGGAGAATATTCCTAAGGGTACGAGTAATAAAACCAGTCAGATTCCAGATGGTATCATTAGGGACGGAAGTCATTTTTCAGATGAGTTTAAATTAAAGCCAAATGTTAAATATGAAACAAATGGATATAGATATCAAACAGACGATTTAGGAAGAATTGAGAAGGCTTCAGGAGAGTTAACGTTGGAAATGGGTGTTCGTGATACCAAACATCAGTTAGCTGCTGGAGGGGATGAGAGAATAATAGCTCCTAGTACTAAAGGGGATCATGGAGGACATTTAATCGGTACTCAATTTAATGGTTCTCCTCTTATCGATAATATAGTTGCAATGAATGGTAATGTTAATGTAAGTGCTTATAAAAAACTTGAATATTCTTGGGCAAAAGCTTTAAGAGAAGGTCAACATGTTTCGGTAGATATAAAACCAATATATGAAGGGCAGTCTTTACGACCAAGTAGATTTGAAATAAAGTATAAAATTGATGGTAAAAAATCTGTGGAAGTCTTGGAAAACATATATGGAGGTAAATAA
- a CDS encoding endonuclease/exonuclease/phosphatase family protein → MRKVLKPVFLLALVLLLVSNIFSGTSNVSASGKSGQSSEVDVKVMTYNLRYLNTSDQSPHTWAERIPAIKKLIRMEQPGIIGTQEVLYQQLKDINAKLPEYEWIGLGREGGSKGEYSAIFYEKERYTPLEYDHFWLSDTPNVIGSTSWGNTIPRMVTWAKFFDEKSKQQFYVVNTHFDHKSANAREKSAELVLQKIKAFDPKLPIVFTGDFNANPDSVPYQKLTSEEAFDDLWVTAEERINEHLGTFNGFHDPTGGGPKNRIDWILAKGNVKANTIEILDYYKNGQFPSDHFPVITDVTFSY, encoded by the coding sequence ATGAGAAAAGTGTTAAAACCAGTTTTTTTATTGGCATTAGTACTATTGTTAGTAAGTAACATCTTTTCAGGAACATCAAATGTGTCAGCTTCAGGGAAATCAGGACAATCATCTGAGGTAGATGTAAAGGTAATGACGTATAATTTAAGGTATTTGAATACTAGTGATCAATCACCACATACTTGGGCAGAAAGGATTCCTGCAATAAAAAAACTTATACGAATGGAACAACCAGGTATTATTGGAACTCAGGAAGTTTTATATCAACAACTAAAGGACATAAATGCAAAATTACCTGAATACGAATGGATTGGTTTAGGGCGCGAAGGAGGAAGTAAAGGAGAATACTCGGCAATTTTCTATGAAAAAGAACGCTATACTCCTCTAGAGTATGATCACTTTTGGCTATCAGATACACCAAATGTAATTGGTTCCACTTCTTGGGGAAACACAATTCCACGTATGGTAACATGGGCGAAATTTTTTGATGAAAAAAGTAAACAACAATTTTATGTTGTGAATACTCATTTTGACCACAAATCTGCAAATGCTAGAGAGAAGAGTGCAGAATTAGTTTTACAAAAAATTAAAGCATTTGATCCGAAGCTCCCTATTGTATTTACAGGGGATTTTAATGCAAATCCGGATAGTGTTCCTTACCAAAAGCTAACAAGTGAAGAAGCATTTGATGATTTATGGGTAACTGCTGAGGAAAGAATCAATGAACACCTTGGTACCTTTAATGGCTTCCATGACCCAACTGGCGGAGGACCGAAAAATCGCATAGATTGGATTCTTGCAAAAGGAAACGTCAAAGCGAATACCATTGAAATTTTAGATTATTATAAAAATGGACAATTTCCAAGTGATCATTTTCCTGTTATAACGGATGTAACATTTTCTTATTAA
- a CDS encoding serine hydrolase translates to MSTQHMDLSRIIEETSKGIGFSGVIGVKAGDDLIHSSAHGYSNRADEIMNTTETKFGIASGCKLFTAIAICQLIQKGKLRFDSKLKDCLPIVFPDFNQNVTIHHLLTHTSGIPDYFDEEVMEDFEELWQKNSMYHIKRLKDFLPMFKDEVMMFEPGERFHYNNAGYILLGLIVEELTGLEFSEYIDKNIFLPCEMKNSGYFSMDQLPKNTALGYIDEENGAWRTNVYSLPIKGGADGGAYITTSDMFRFWEGLFSNQLLNQAYTNLLLKPHIATEDKGDYYGYGIWISKKNEAIFKYHLMGYDPGVSFNSAVYPANRLKTVITSNESTGPYHITCVIEKEL, encoded by the coding sequence ATGTCGACTCAACATATGGATTTATCCAGGATTATTGAAGAAACGAGCAAGGGAATTGGATTCTCGGGTGTAATCGGTGTGAAAGCGGGAGATGACCTGATTCATAGCTCAGCACATGGCTATTCCAATCGGGCGGATGAAATCATGAATACGACCGAAACAAAGTTCGGAATTGCTTCTGGGTGTAAACTGTTTACGGCGATAGCCATTTGCCAGTTAATACAAAAAGGGAAACTTAGGTTCGATTCTAAGCTTAAAGACTGTCTTCCAATCGTGTTTCCTGATTTTAACCAAAATGTAACCATACATCACCTCTTAACACACACTTCGGGCATTCCTGATTACTTTGATGAAGAAGTGATGGAGGATTTTGAAGAGCTTTGGCAGAAAAATTCGATGTACCATATAAAAAGATTAAAAGATTTCCTGCCAATGTTTAAAGATGAGGTGATGATGTTCGAACCCGGGGAAAGATTTCATTACAATAATGCAGGCTATATTTTACTAGGATTGATTGTTGAGGAACTTACTGGACTTGAATTTTCCGAATATATAGACAAGAACATCTTTCTGCCTTGTGAAATGAAAAATTCCGGTTATTTTTCCATGGACCAGCTTCCTAAAAATACTGCATTAGGGTACATTGACGAAGAAAATGGAGCATGGAGAACAAATGTTTATTCCCTTCCGATCAAAGGCGGTGCGGATGGAGGTGCGTATATTACAACATCAGATATGTTCAGGTTTTGGGAGGGGTTATTTTCCAATCAATTACTGAATCAAGCATATACCAATCTTTTATTGAAGCCCCATATTGCTACGGAAGATAAAGGGGATTACTATGGATACGGCATATGGATAAGTAAAAAAAATGAAGCGATTTTCAAATATCATCTTATGGGGTATGACCCGGGTGTAAGTTTCAATTCAGCGGTATATCCGGCAAATCGATTGAAAACCGTCATTACTTCAAATGAAAGCACGGGTCCATACCATATTACTTGCGTGATTGAGAAAGAATTATAA